The following is a genomic window from bacterium.
CTCCGTATTTGGCCAAACTCCGCGTAATCTTCTGGTTCTCGAATCGATCAATGGAACTGATCCCGAAGAACTGTCCGAATTTCATTTGGCTGATCGATGGTGCTACTGCGTAGCGCAACACCCTGATGATTCGGGAATCAGCAAGAACTGCGTCAGCAGTGATGTTCCCGAAATCATTCGTAAGACTAGCCGCAATGTCATAAATTTCAACGTTTTGCAGGAGTGCGTTGGCATACATCGCCTCCATAGAATCCAAATAGATCAGCATCTCGCGTTCACGCGATTTGACAAGATCTTGCGCGACTGTCATCCTGGGTGTTCCTTTTATTGCAATGAGTTATGCGAGCCCGCAGTGCCTTTACACGTTGCAGTTGGAAGATACTCCGGAAGATTCGCCCGGTCAATCAACTGGCACCGTTGCGATATAGCGAAATACCGTACAGTCGGGGTTACCACTTCCTCTTCGCCGGCACAGCTCCACGGCATTTGAACGATGATGCCGCCCACACCATCACGTCACCACGATTTCTCACGATTATTCAACACGGGTCGGGGGAGTGGCCTCCTGCTGGAGGCTCACGAACCCGTGCCGCTCCAGTTCCTGCAGGAAGAGCCAGACGCGCTCACTGGCCTGGTCGGCCTGATCCGGGTGCGCGGCCACGAACGCGCACATGATCTCGGCGAGGTTGCGGCGGCCGTCCAGCAGGCGCCAGATCGTGCTGCCGAAGGCCTCGAGGCGCACCTCGACGTGGGCCCGTTCGGGCGGCAGGCGGGATTGCAGCCAGCGCGAGAACGGACCGCTGTGGAAACGCGGTTCCAGCAGGACGACCTGCGCGACGCCGTCGGCAATCGACTCGCGCGCCTCAACCAGGGTCCGCGGCACCAGCTCCAGGATCCGCTCGCCTTCGACCAGCCGGCGTCGCTTCCACCATCGATGACCCATGCGGACTGTCGCCTCCTCGTATCCCCAGGTACCAGCAACGAACGGCCGACGGCGCAGGCTATCATCGATCCCGGTCCGTCACAAGCTGCGGCGCGTTCCACGCTTTTCATCGCCGCGGCGATCCGCTACACTGCGAACGTCGTCCGCCGCCGTGAAAGGAACGCCATGAACGAACCGACCGCCACGGAACGCTGGTGGGGCGCCGCCTGCTACGCCAGCGCGTTGGTCGTGCTGCCCATCCTGATGGTGGAGCACAAGGGGGAGTTCCTGGCCCGCCATTGCCGGCAGGGCTTCACCCTGCTCGCCGCCGAGGTGGTGCTGCTGCTCGTGCTGGGGATCGTGGACGCCAGCCTCGGCCGCATCCCGCTGCTCGGCATGCTGCTCTCGATCGCCCTGCACCTGGTCGGCCTGCTGGCCTGCCTGGGGATCTCCGCGCTGGGCTTCGCCCGTGCGCTGGCCGGTGAAGCCTGGAACCTGCCGTTCCTCGAGGAATTCGCGCAGCGGGTCCCCATCCACTAGGAACACCGACCCGCAGTCGCGAGGGGGACGCCAAACCGCAGCCCCGCCGAGCCTTGCAGCAACCGCTTCATTGATTGCGCATAATGTATATTATGTTAAGCTGATAATCTTCCGGCTCACGCGGCGCAGATTTCCAGGATGGCCCTCTCGAGGATCATCTCGGGCTCCAACGGGCTGCTCTTCATCGCCGCCTCGCAGCGGTGGCAGGCTCGCAGCGCCCGCTCCACCGTGGCGTCGCCCCACGCGCGCGCCGTCTCCTGGGACTGGCGGGCGGCGAACGGCGTGATGCCCAGCAATCCCGGCACCGCCTTCTCGGGCTGACCCTCGGCGCGCAGCGCCGCCACTTGGGCCACCTGCTTGA
Proteins encoded in this region:
- a CDS encoding PqqD family protein; the encoded protein is MGHRWWKRRRLVEGERILELVPRTLVEARESIADGVAQVVLLEPRFHSGPFSRWLQSRLPPERAHVEVRLEAFGSTIWRLLDGRRNLAEIMCAFVAAHPDQADQASERVWLFLQELERHGFVSLQQEATPPTRVE